From a region of the Zingiber officinale cultivar Zhangliang chromosome 4B, Zo_v1.1, whole genome shotgun sequence genome:
- the LOC121977329 gene encoding uncharacterized protein LOC121977329 → MDRRPSAERLQAGEQRGVFHFTHPFHMLTQVDSPYLFTCAGCKEYGAGSRFRCQTCCGFELHDFCALAPPALRHHPFHPNHQLAFFAKTGGGFLRPRSCDVCGRAARGFAFRCTAASCGFEMHPCCAAMRAEMNFPALHQHPLALALSPPAAAAAACGLCQRKRSGLAYRCAACGYSLHAACAKDSVNGLLAHGFRSPPEKPSKLGAAARVATQALFGIIGGLIEGIGEGIGEAFVDSIGRGTTTTEATSSRISN, encoded by the exons ATGGATCGTCGGCCCTCGGCAGAGAGGTTGCAAGCCGGGGAACAGAGAGGGGTCTTCCACTTCACCCATCCCTTCCACATGCTCACCCAAGTCGATTCGCCCTACCTCTTCACCTGCGCCGGCTGCAAGGAGTACGGCGCCGGCAGCCGCTTCCGGTGCCAGACTTGCTGCGGCTTCGAACTGCACGACTTCTGCGCCCTCGCTCCTCCGGCTCTGCGGCACCATCCCTTCCACCCCAACCACCAGCTCGCCTTCTTCGCCAAAACAG GCGGCGGGTTTCTTCGTCCGAGGTCATGCGACGTCTGCGGCAGAGCCGCCAGGGGCTTCGCCTTCCGGTGCACCGCCGCCTCGTGCGGCTTCGAGATGCACCCCTGTTGCGCCGCGATGCGCGCGGAGATGAACTTCCCGGCACTGCATCAGCACCCGCTGGCGCTGGCCCTCTCGccgccggcggcggcggcggcggcttgCGGTCTGTGCCAGAGGAAGAGGTCCGGCCTGGCGTACCGGTGCGCGGCGTGCGGGTACTCTCTGCACGCGGCCTGCGCCAAGGACTCGGTGAACGGGCTGCTCGCCCACGGGTTCAGGTCGCCGCCGGAGAAGCCGAGCAAGCTCGGCGCGGCGGCGAGGGTGGCGACGCAGGCTCTGTTCGGGATCATCGGGGGGTTGATCGAGGGGATCGGAGAAGGAATCGGGGAGGCCTTCGTCGACAGCATTGGAAGAGGTACGACGACAACAGAGGCGACGTCATCGAGGATAAGTAATTAA
- the LOC121974502 gene encoding bZIP transcription factor TGA10-like isoform X1 translates to MANKGSSGGHGYQHHQAEQQQQQISFAMIHPSSSSSSSMHASFMRSKESAGAYDLGELDQALFMYLDGQDHSVQEQRQTLNIFPSQPMHVEPPSNSYKGGGISLASPSSSGSKKSNSEQAMELANSKKLDSPPALPHDHAKDSKSAVKKEGSRKGATGADHEGPKTPDPKTLRRLAQNREAARKSRLRKKAYIQQLETSRIKLSQIEQELHRARSQGLLYGGGAGAGALLGDQGLPSGVGGLSSDAAAMFDMEYGRWLEEHHRLMMELRAAVQEHPPENKLRVFVDSCVAHYDQMASLKSMVIKTDVFHLLSGTWLTPAERCSMWMGGFRPSDLLKMLLSHIEPLTEQQLLAVCGLQQSTHETEEALSQGHGALNQSLLDTVTSDGLSCGASDVGNYMGQMVAAMNKLATLEEFVRQADHLRQQTLHRLYQFLTTRQMARCLLAVAEYFHRLRALSSLWVARPRQE, encoded by the exons ATGGCCAACAAGGGCAGCTCCGGCGGCCATGGCTACCAGCACCACCAAGcagagcagcagcagcagcagatcTCCTTCGCCAtgattcatccttcttcttcctcctcctcgtcCATGCACGCAAGCTTCAT GAGAAGCAAGGAGAGCGCTGGAGCTTATGACTTGGGAGAGTTGGATCAAGCTTTGTTCATGTACTTAGATGGGCAGGATCACTCAGTTCAAGAACAAAGAC AGACGTTGAACATTTTCCCTTCCCAACCTATGCACGTAGAGCCACCCTCCAATAGCTACAAG GGAGGTGGAATAAGTCTGGCATCTCCATCAAGCAGTGGCTCCAAGAAGTCcaactcggagcaggccatggaGTTGGCCAACTCCAAGAAATTAGATTCTCCTCCTGCTCTGCCTCATGACCACGCCAAGGACTCCAAATCAGCAGTCAAG AAGGAAGGGAGCAGAAAGGGAGCTACTGGAGCAGATCATGAAGGCCCCAAGACGCCGGATCCTAAA ACCTTGAGGAGGCTAGCTCAGAATAGGGAAGCTGCGAGGAAAAGCAGGCTGAGGAAGAAG GCTTATATTCAGCAGCTCGAGACGAGTAGGATCAAGCTCTCTCAGATCGAGCAGGAGCTTCATAGAGCTAGATCACAA GGATTACTATACGGCGGCGGAGCTGGAGCTGGAGCTCTTCTCGGAGATCAGGGACTCCCTTCCGGAGTCGGCGGGCTTAGCTCag ATGCGGCGGCGATGTTCGACATGGAGTACGGGAGGTGGCTGGAGGAGCACCACCGGCTGATGATGGAGCTGCGGGCGGCGGTGCAGGAGCACCCGCCGGAGAACAAGCTGCGAGTGTTCGTCGACAGCTGCGTGGCGCACTACGACCAGATGGCGAGCTTGAAGAGCATGGTGATCAAGACCGACGTGTTCCACCTCCTCTCCGGCACCTGGCTCACCCCCGCCGAACGATGCTCCATGTGGATGGGCGGTTTCCGGCCATCCGACCTCCTCAAG ATGCTGCTGAGTCACATCGAGCCGCTGACGGAGCAGCAACTGCTGGCAGTGTGCGGGCTGCAGCAGTCGACGCACGAGACGGAGGAGGCGCTGAGCCAGGGGCATGGGGCGCTGAACCAGTCGCTGCTGGACACCGTCACCTCCGACGGGCTGAGCTGCGGCGCCTCCGACGTCGGCAACTACATGGGCCAGATGGTCGCCGCCATGAACAAGCTCGCCACCCTGGAGGAATTCGTTCgccaa GCAGATCACTTGAGGCAGCAGACGCTTCACCGGCTTTACCAGTTTCTGACGACGAGGCAGATGGCGCGGTGCTTGCTGGCCGTCGCCGAGTACTTCCACCGCCTCCGCGCGCTCAGCTCCCTGTGGGTGGCTCGCCCGAGACAGGAGTGA
- the LOC121974502 gene encoding bZIP transcription factor TGA10-like isoform X2: protein MANKGSSGGHGYQHHQAEQQQQQISFAMIHPSSSSSSSMHASFMRSKESAGAYDLGELDQALFMYLDGQDHSVQEQRQTLNIFPSQPMHVEPPSNSYKGGGISLASPSSSGSKKSNSEQAMELANSKKLDSPPALPHDHAKDSKSAVKKEGSRKGATGADHEGPKTPDPKTLRRLAQNREAARKSRLRKKAYIQQLETSRIKLSQIEQELHRARSQGLLYGGGAGAGALLGDQGLPSGVGGLSSDAAAMFDMEYGRWLEEHHRLMMELRAAVQEHPPENKLRVFVDSCVAHYDQMASLKSMVIKTDVFHLLSGTWLTPAERCSMWMGGFRPSDLLKMLLSHIEPLTEQQLLAVCGLQQSTHETEEALSQGHGALNQSLLDTVTSDGLSCGASDVGNYMGQMVAAMNKLATLEEFVRQIT, encoded by the exons ATGGCCAACAAGGGCAGCTCCGGCGGCCATGGCTACCAGCACCACCAAGcagagcagcagcagcagcagatcTCCTTCGCCAtgattcatccttcttcttcctcctcctcgtcCATGCACGCAAGCTTCAT GAGAAGCAAGGAGAGCGCTGGAGCTTATGACTTGGGAGAGTTGGATCAAGCTTTGTTCATGTACTTAGATGGGCAGGATCACTCAGTTCAAGAACAAAGAC AGACGTTGAACATTTTCCCTTCCCAACCTATGCACGTAGAGCCACCCTCCAATAGCTACAAG GGAGGTGGAATAAGTCTGGCATCTCCATCAAGCAGTGGCTCCAAGAAGTCcaactcggagcaggccatggaGTTGGCCAACTCCAAGAAATTAGATTCTCCTCCTGCTCTGCCTCATGACCACGCCAAGGACTCCAAATCAGCAGTCAAG AAGGAAGGGAGCAGAAAGGGAGCTACTGGAGCAGATCATGAAGGCCCCAAGACGCCGGATCCTAAA ACCTTGAGGAGGCTAGCTCAGAATAGGGAAGCTGCGAGGAAAAGCAGGCTGAGGAAGAAG GCTTATATTCAGCAGCTCGAGACGAGTAGGATCAAGCTCTCTCAGATCGAGCAGGAGCTTCATAGAGCTAGATCACAA GGATTACTATACGGCGGCGGAGCTGGAGCTGGAGCTCTTCTCGGAGATCAGGGACTCCCTTCCGGAGTCGGCGGGCTTAGCTCag ATGCGGCGGCGATGTTCGACATGGAGTACGGGAGGTGGCTGGAGGAGCACCACCGGCTGATGATGGAGCTGCGGGCGGCGGTGCAGGAGCACCCGCCGGAGAACAAGCTGCGAGTGTTCGTCGACAGCTGCGTGGCGCACTACGACCAGATGGCGAGCTTGAAGAGCATGGTGATCAAGACCGACGTGTTCCACCTCCTCTCCGGCACCTGGCTCACCCCCGCCGAACGATGCTCCATGTGGATGGGCGGTTTCCGGCCATCCGACCTCCTCAAG ATGCTGCTGAGTCACATCGAGCCGCTGACGGAGCAGCAACTGCTGGCAGTGTGCGGGCTGCAGCAGTCGACGCACGAGACGGAGGAGGCGCTGAGCCAGGGGCATGGGGCGCTGAACCAGTCGCTGCTGGACACCGTCACCTCCGACGGGCTGAGCTGCGGCGCCTCCGACGTCGGCAACTACATGGGCCAGATGGTCGCCGCCATGAACAAGCTCGCCACCCTGGAGGAATTCGTTCgccaa ATCACTTGA